The Pseudorasbora parva isolate DD20220531a chromosome 21, ASM2467924v1, whole genome shotgun sequence sequence ATGGCACTCGCAAGAGGAATTTTTGTAACAtaattagaaaacacagaatttatttaaatttaaatctgTGCGTTTCTACCTAGTTGCATATAGATTATAGGACAGTGGAAACAACTAAAAGCTGAGGGAAGGGAAAATGACAGGCCAGATTCAAACCTGCATCTCCATGAGCCGTTGTAATGTTATGTAGGCTAATTTGTTGTGCCAAGTGAGCAAGCTTAGACTTGCAAAAATGCGACAAATAACCTCATTATATCTGAATGTGTGAAGAAGACCGTATAACTTCTTATAATAGTCATTAACCTAAAGACACAATCGCCTATGCATAATAATATagaaaggaaatgcaaaacGGAAATTAGTCTAAATCACAATATCGCGCGTCAGCAGGGTCTACATGCTATCTAAATTTGGGTGACGCTTTTTTTCTCTCGCAGCTGGGCTGATTCTGCCTTGCACGCGCGCCATGGCTGATTTTTTCCTGCGCGCTGATTGCTGGAGCGCTTCGCTCTGGTGCTCTCCCATTGGCTCTCAGGGGGAGTTACCGTGAACCAATGCGCGCAAGAGGCTTGATGTACCGGCTGAGCGCTCGCTTGACTTTTGCAGTACAGCTGGACCGCGAAGGGGGCGTGCCACAGCAAACGACTGTTCGTCAACGGGGTTTTAGTTATGGTGGTCgtcatgtttttaaatgaagtttAAAAGCACGTAGGACAAACCTGTACTTGTTCAAACTATACCAGAACAAACGGTCTGTCGTTTGGGAAGAAACCGCGGGTTTCAATGAATTGCACCAGGTAAGAATACAGAGTGCGTCATATTGCATCAAGGGGTGGGGGGTCGTTTATGTTGCTAGTACTTTGTTAAAATTGCTGGTAAAACAGTAATAATTGGTTGACTGTCTTTTTCAATTTCTATAGGCTTTTCATTCCAAAAGTGACTAATAGCCTGCTACTATTCAATTTGTTACTAGTTCTTCATATGTAATTTTCTACTAGTTACTATAGTCACAAAGTAACTATTCCATTATTATTTTACCAGTGTAACGTTATTCTATGGCGGTCTTGTACGGAAATAATTTCTATATACTTCTGTCTAGATTAGTGTCGCATATGTTCCAGTTCTACTGGCATTTGTTCATCAGTTCAAGTATGGGTAGTTATTCTACTTACCTAGTCTCTGTTATAGCTTTACTAGTACTTGTTAGACACTAGTAACTGTTTATGAGACACTATTTATCCCAAATGTCACcagtaatatatattttttaaagtaatgacTCAGATTGCCTAAGCTATAGGTAAAAATCCATTGAAACAGGTACAAGTATCTTTGAATTGTATAGTTTTGAACTTGTGCTGCTTTTGGATTTATCCCAGTTCTACATctgatattttgtaatatattaaaaatgtttaaattaattgttttttCTTCATAAAAATGGATAATTATAATTTGAAAAGCTTAAGTCAGCAGCTAGGCTCTAAAATATTAATCCATTATGCTTATAACAAACTAGCTGCAACAATAGTGGTTTTGTTAATTCAGTCTCTAAATTCTGGGCAAATCTTTAACTGTGACTGTCACATCTCCTGCTTAATTGGTCACTAATGTTTTTCACTATTGTCTTCATGACAGGGTTTTGCAGATACTGAACCCCAGGCCAATGCCAAGTCCAATTATGCCTGTGGATGTGGCAATGAGAATCTGTCTGGCACACTCACCGCCTATTCGCAGTTTCCTCAGTTCATATAAGGACTGCAAGTCCAGGAACCTAGTCAACCAGTACAAACCTCTTCGATCCTGCATCAGCTCCAAGACCGATGTGGACACTGCCAGCCTAGGATGGAAGAGTCCCGAGACCAAAGCTAAAAAGAAAGTGGTTTTTGCTGACTCCAAAGGCATGTCTCTGACAGCAGTCCATGTGTTTAAAGAATTCGAGGAAGACTCCATGTTAGACCTGCAGTTTGAATTATCAGACCTGGAGGATGCCATTGTGGGCCTAAAGGCAGAGGAGAAGGGGAAGAATTTGATTTTGGACTTTCCTCAGCCTGCCGCAGACTATTTGGACTTCCGAAACAGTCTAAAGAAGAACCTGGTATGCTTGGAAAACTGTATAATTCAAGAGATATCTCTTACTGGCACGGTCAAAGTGATCAATGTAAGCTTCGAGAAGGTCGTCCATGTGCGAATAACATTTGATTCATGGAAAAGCTATGCTGACATTCCTTGTACGTACATGAATAATGTTTATGGATGCGAAGATGTTGACACCTTCTCATTTTCCATAGACCTTCCAAGTTCTGTGGCCCCACATGAGCAGGTGGAGTTCTGCATATCCTACAAAACGCATGATATGACATACTGGGACAATAACGATGGGAAAAATTACAAGCTGGTACATACAGAGAATGACCCCAGCCAAGCCAGCCCCacccaaacaacaacaacagattTTAAGAATCAAGGCAAACGGTCAGAGATGGAGTTTGATCAGTTCGGGAGCCCGAGAACATCTAGTGGATTCTTCCCGGAGTGGCAGAGCTGGGGTCATATCGAGAACAACACACCCTACTGGTGACAGTCAAGACCCTATGACGAATTTGAAGTAAATCGTGTAACAAGGGCAAATGCAAATGGCGTGCTTGGTTCATTTCAGAATTGACTTCTGAAAAGTCTGAAGAGTAGAAATTAGCAATGACGCCCTCAAAGGAAAACTATTTGGCCATGTTTGTCCAAATGAATTCATGTTTTTGAGATACATGTTTAGCTTAAGACTAGATGTTTGGGCTctaaaaatatgcaaatttgaGACTAACCATGTTAACCATATGGCAGTAACACAGAatgaaaaatgttggtttaTGTTATTTTTCTAACTTTGTAGCACATTATGTACCTACGCATTTTTGTAGATCTGACGAGGTAAACCGATAATTTTCATAATATAGATGCCTTCCATTGTGTTGTTCTGTGATTAACTGTAATACAATGGCATAATTTCAGATATCTTGTCCTTGTGTATAGTGAACAACTAGCACCTACTATAGATTCTTCAATACACTATTTTGTTACCTTGAAGGGTAATACATTTGTTTTACCCATCTGAAGTCACTGAATTTTGGAATTCCTGCTTCTGTAATGTAACTGGACATTAACATGTAATAATTTAAGTCATCCTTAAAATTATGGATAagttctgtcatttactcaactTCATTTCATTCCAAActatgcatttctttcttctaactcaaaagaagaaaaaatattataatgatATACAAGAAAGTAAATGGGGTCAAATATTGTTTTGGACCCCACTGACTTTCTTattcattgtatggacaaaaatgcaaggTTTAATCAGCATAAGTGTgtgtaaaggatgacagaatagtCAATTCTGGGTGAACCTATCCCTTGAAGAGTAACACTGCATAAAATACATAATTCTCATATTATGAAAGTGGAATAACCTGGTACAACATGAGATTGCTTCATATTGAAGTTTGTGTATCTCATTTGATAGTACCAGTTTATTGGTCACTTTCTAGTGAATACACTAAGTGTGACGCATTATAAAGGAGTCCATGAGAGATGATGATGTCCATTAAGTGCTAAATCCCTGCTGTTGCACTTTGATTTCTCTTACGTCTGTTCTACTTTTTTAAAGCTGCACTCTTAATGTATTTTACACTTCTTTCCTACAACATTTTTGCTGCTATGGTTTTTcgtgtgtgcctgtgtgtgctGCATTGTGATTTATGACCCATGGTGTGTGGAAACTCTCCAGTGTTATTTGGAGGATAGAAGATGAGGGACTTTGGATGTAACTATAAGGAGGTCATAGTATGTGATGAAGAGTGGCTGAGGTGAACAATGAAATTTATAAGAGATTGTTGCCTTTTTCATGATTGTTTTCTCCCCTTCTGCTGAAATAGAAAAACAGGTTGAGGTTGATGCCTTGAACAAAATATGATCGTGGACTGTGATAAACCGTGAGCTGCTGTAAATGCGGAGAGGGATCGTGTAGGTTGAATGTAAAAAGGGGCCTACACAAGCCACAGTGTATACCTACATATTTTTCTACTGCAAAGAAAGATGTTTGTTTGGAAGAATGTTGTACTACACTCTGTTCCTGTTAGAAATAAAACCTAATGTTTCTATGATGAGTGAACTCCTGTTGTTATTGTAAATGTCATTTTTTCCCCAATGCTTCAGATTAATATCTTTGTGAAATAAAACATGATTCAGAATATACTAATATTAACTTCCAGGCCTCTGTTACTGCAAATGTCATGCTTTGGTTTGTATATGCATGTTTTGACCTTTTAAGGTCTATCAGTCCTCAGAGAGGATCCTCTAGATGCCTTCTTTGAGGCAAAACATCCATTTAGTCGAATAAATAGATGTTTTGCCTCAAAGAAGGTGTCTAGTTTAGCAATTGAGcacaaatttgtttaaatgaaTTTAGCACATTTCCAGTAACATACTGATTGCTGTTAAGATTGCTGACAAACATTTGCTTCCACAGGTAGGGGAAGTTCAGCTGGAAATAAACCAATTGTTTACTCTTGATATACACAGACAAGATGTTGTATAActtaatgtgttatttttttgtggGAAAATGTTGTTTGCGGTTTAGCTAAATGTTTGGTGTTCAGTCATTTATATTCTTGTTTGGATATGCCTTTCTTacaaattaagttttttaaGCCTCATCCTGCACGTTAAAAACGATATACCAAGTAGATATATATAAAGCAGGGGTAAAAAGTCTGAGACCCCTTTTTTAATCTGGGGTTTAAAAATCTTATAATCAGATTCTGTAGCACAATTTTTATCTCACCttcaaaaaaaagtaaatttgtGACattgatcatgtgactctgataCAGACAGTCCGAAGACAAGTCATGTCGGAGAACGCAATGATCAGGTTTTACTTGTGGGGTTTCTGCAGCTAccctgctaaaaaaaaaatccaggtcTCCAGCAATGGAATGTTTTGCATGCTGGGACCAGCATGAGATTCTGGTTATTGGTTTGCTGGTCACCAGCATGGGGAGCGAGAGTGCTGGTGAACCAGCAACATCAGATCAGTTTTGCTTGAAAAAAATGCTGGTCCACCAGCTAGAACAACACTATAATCTTCATGCTGGTTTATGCTGGATTTTTCAGCAGGGAAgactacactcttaaaaataaaggttcttaaatggttatttaacagggtgtatggttccatgaagaacctttaatatccaaagaacctttccattgcacaaaagggtTCTTTGTAATGCAAAAttttctttagactataaaatggttttaaaaaaatggttctttaaagaacctgtcacaaaacggttctttggagaaccaaaaatggttcttctatggcatcactatgaaacatttttggttcttcctggcacctttatttttaagggtgtatgTTAATGTTCCTTACCTTTCACTCAAACTGCAATACagataatgtttttgttttattttttatgcaaaatCTGTTGCAAAGGCATATTTGTCATAGCCATAGTATTATCattcttgaaataaaataaatacataaattaaaaaaaaacaagatttttGAAAAGCTTATAGTCAGTAACTCAAAATGATGTGAAATCGCAATTCTAGGGTTTAGGATTCTAAAACTGGTTCGAACCAAATTGCAAACGAGCAGCAAAGCATTATTCCACAATCATGGCATTGTTTTCAGAGAAGGTGATGCAGTAATTCAAATCGTGTGTTACAATAATAACACTATGGGGAGGCATTCTATGTAGAAAAGGGCCCTTTCAGTAAAGAGCTGGCACTGTGCTGCATTACAGGCTTCTTCCATTAGAAGCATCACAGCAAACCAGACTTTAGCCATTAAACCGAGCAGCTCCTCCTGATCCAGATTAATTAAACTTGTGTCACAAGATGGGACAATAATAGTTACTTTATAATGTACATAAATAAGTggtataaaatattaattgtggTCTATAGGTTAAAACTTAGGGCTAATAGTCAGAAGGTTGCTGGTTTACATTAACATATGGATTGACCTATGAGTTGTTGCCATGTGCCCTTAAGACAATCATTTAACACAAGGCTGATCAAGGGGGATAATCCTCATAATAAGTTTGCTGTAAGATTATCCTTATAACAAGCCATAATAAGATTTGGATAAAAGCAACTGCTTTAGGGATCACAACTGCATAGTCACAAATTGTTTCTTCAATACAACAGAGTCCTAATCCAACATAATTCACTGCAGCCTTCATATTTCAATATGCAATGACTTACATGAAAAGCAATAATCGGATGAATGACTGTGCTTTAAGACTTTAATTATATGGGTTGATTACAGAAGGACACCCACTAGTCGTTCTAACATGTTGCTACCCTGAtatagtcttaaagggatagttaccctaaacattatttttgtttttgtttatctgcttagccccagggcatccaagataggtgtttttgtttcttcagtagaacacaaattaagattttttgaaACTCCTTCCGTTGCAGTGTgcagtcgtataatgcatgtcaaacATTTTAGCATATGAGAGcaatgagtaaaaaaaaaaaaaaaaatccatattaaatcatggggctcgtggcgacacactgatgtcttaagacatgaaatGATCAGATTGTGCGAGAATCTGAAcagtttttataaaaatgtagttttacCTTGAATGCGATCTACATACAACAGCCTTCTTTGCACGATCATATCCAGCAAATTAGGTCAGAATACATGATATGGTGTAGAGATATGCGAGACACTCCTGTctcagaggtctacagacaattccttggacttcatggctttATTTAGACAGGTGCCTTTCATGTCCAATCAACTTAAGTTACCACCGGTGAgctccaatcaagttgtagaaacaccTCAAGGCTGGTCAGTGGAAACAGAAAGCTCGATTTTGAGTGTCATctcaaaggctgtgaatacttatgtacatgtgatttttaaaataaattatatatattttgtataaattaGCAAACAGATTTCTTTCACGTTTtcaatccattttggaataaggctgtaacataacaaaatggaAAGCGCTGTGATTTGCGGATGCACTGTAGGTGCCTGAAATCCAACCAACTAAATGTCAGCCTTTTCACAGTCTCTCCTATCTGTAACAGCTCTTAAATCTAGAGAGTTTTCGGAAGTATGCCTGTTTAGAACCCACAGCATTGTGGCTCTCTGATTAAACACGACACACTGGCAAACAAGTGGCTGATTAAAATTCCAGCTTTCATTATGCTGTTGTCTGACACAAATAATTTCAAGTAAACAAGTCTATTTCTTTACTGAAGAGAATGCATAAAAATGATACCGCCAGGTCAATAGCAATACACAATGTGTGGCTTTTTGGATACTTTTGGATAGTTCATTACGAAGCCCTTACAAGAACACTGTGATGGAAAAAATATGGGagaataaaaattataaaatattatttacatgctttttttacttacaaaagCTTTGTGCTCCCCTCAGAATGTTTGcgaacaaaaaatgtaaaactatATTATAAAGGTTTTAAGAGCGCATGCAAAATGTAGGAGGAATGCGGCATTTTTGCGAGAGAGTTTTGTGAGAGCAAAATATTTGTGAGCAAATGCAGAGTTACGTATAGCAAAAAATtgaatgaaattgaatgaaaaaACATTGACATTTCCTTTAGGGGCTTCGTGTTTCCAGAGACTGTTTTAAAGAAACAGTTGGAGGCAAAATCACTGTATTACATGTTACACTGTACTATATCTGTTATATCTAAGAATGCATCTTATACTGTATTTCACTCTTAATGCATTATATCGAGGCTACCAAAAATCCATGCATTCATTTCATTTGTAAAATAgagcaacatttttaaatttaagtttattgaacggttgaaaaaaaaaatcaatatcacaTAGTATTGCTTAACTtctaatttttttacttttgattttgggggcatatttatacatttttcacCCCTTCGTTTGAAGAGCCCTATGGAACATATAAAGGCCGCCATTGTGTGGTTCATAGTCCCTACTAAAATCCATTAATGAGAGGAAATGTACATTAATTGTAAAGCACATCAAGCCCATTAATTGGTTGAATTTGAGCTTTTCCTAATCATGATAAATATGAATGTATATGAATATGATGCATATTCTTCTATTCAGTGTTCCAGTGACCATATCATCAACACGGGTAGCATATGAACCTTTGAAGAActttgaatgaatttttattGTATGAATGAATTTTTCACCTTTTCGCCTGTATGACTTCAAGGGTCAAGTTCAGCCTTAAAAGTTTAGTTGAGGACACTGAGCTCAATTTTACTCAGCACTTGAAATCCCATGCATACGTGTAGCACTGAATGGTCTGCTGGTTAAGTGTTTGCACAGGGAGCTGGAAACCATTCCTCCCTGTAGATCACGTCTATTCTTAGTTCCAAGCTCATACCTCTTCTGCTTCACATGCCAACAACTGAACTAAATGTCAAGCATCTGTCATGATATACTACAGAAGTTAAGCAGATATACTTTCAATGAACGCAGGTTGTATACTGACCAACACAACTGAGCTGCAAGGTGACATGCAAGCCCTAGATTTGGTTGTTTATAAGCTTGTGTAGCAACTGAAATAAATGTTAAGTATCTTCTGAGACTCGAAATGTTCAAATAAATTCACACATTGACACCCCCCCCCGATGCCCTgcaaaatgtgtaaatgtaaattttgtgaaaataattttttggattattatttgtattatagtctgacagaaattaaaaaaaaatgtgtatattaaaCAATCGTGTGTATATTGAATCGATCATTATGTAACCTATGTAactgaatacattttgaaatatgtaaCGTACCTAGACTGGAATGATGATTTCAGTCATGTGAATAAAGGGAGGTGCTGATCACAGTATGCCATAGCAATTATTGCATTTGAGTTTAACAGAGATGACAGGCATGAGTTGACTCGTCTGAAATGTTAGCTTGAATACTGCGTGGCTGATTTTCACAGTGAGTCAGACATTTCTGAACAAAAAATACCATTAATATCACACATTCAGCACAtaagttaaatatatatatatatatatacagatccttctcaaaaaaattgcatattgtgataaagttcattattttccataatgtaatgataaaaattaaactttcatataatttagatttattgcacaccaactgaaatatttcaggtcttttattgttttaatactgatgattttggcatacagctcatgaaaacccaaaattcctatctcaaaaaagtagcatatttcatccgaccaataaaagaaaagtgtttttaatacaaaaaaaagtcaatcttctaataattatgttcagttatgcaatcaatacttggtcgggaatccttttgcagaaatgactgcttcaatgcggcgtggcatggaggcaatcagcctgtggcccaggatgcttcgatagcggccttaagctcatccagagtgttgggtcttgcatctctcaactttctcttcacaatatcccacagattctctatggggttcaggtcaggagagttggcaggccaattgagcacagtaataccatggtcagtaaaccatttaccagtggttttgccactgtgagcaggtgccaggtcgtgctgaacaacgaaatcttcatctccataaagcttgtcagtagatggaagcatgaagtgctccaaaatctcctgatagctagctgcattgaccctgcccttgaaaaacacagtggaccaacaccagcagctgacatggcaccccagaaaAAGCACtatctttcggatgagacgttaaaccgaggtcctgactctctgtggtcattaaaaatcccatggcacttctcatAAAAGAgcaggggtgtaaccccggtgtcctggccaaattcccttgattggcccttaccaatcgtggcctcctaataatccccatccactgaattggctctatcaccctctctcctctccacctttcgctggtgtgtggtgagcgcactggcgccgttgtactgtggctgccgtcgcatcatccaagtggatgctgcacactggtggtggttgaggagagacccctgacatgagtgtgaagcgctttgggtgtacagttgtACATTTGAAagggctatataaatgcctcattcattcattcattcattcattcattcattcattcattcattcattcattcattcattcattcattcaccccAGAAAATCACTGACTGtaggtacttgacactggacttccggcattttggcatttccttccacctcaatttgctttcatccgaaaaaagtaccttggaccactgagcaacagtccagtgctgcttctctgtagcccaaagtggcttgacctggggaatgaggcacctgtagcccatttcctgcacacgcctgtgcacggtggctctggatgtgtctactccagactcagtccactgcttccgcaggtcccccaaggtctggaatcggtccttctccacaatcttcctcagggtctggtcacctcttctcattgtgcagcgttttttgccacactttttccttcccacagacttcctaCCGAGGTGCCTTGACACTTTCTGTGTCTCAAgacatttctttctgtgtcttaccctctcgcttgagggtgtcaatgatggccttctggacagcagtcaggtcggcagtcttgcccatgattgcggttttgagtaatgaaccaggctgggagtttttaaaagcctcaggaatcttttgcaggtgtttagagttaattagttgattcagatgattaggttaatagctcgtttagagaaccttttcatgatttgctaattttttgagactgGAAtttggaattttgggttttcatgagctgtatgccaaaatcatcagtattaaaacaataaaagacctgaaatatttcagttggtgtgcaatgatatatatatatatatatatatataatgtagtgAATCGTTTTGAGAGAGAATAACTGTGCTGTCATATCATGATTTGTAATCATTAAAGGTTACTGTGGAGTTAAGTATATAAATCCCTGATCTTTGTTTAAACAGTGATGATCCAGGGTAAAGAAAAGTCTAAATCAATTAAATAAACATAACTCCGACCTGTCAGGCTGTTGCTGTATTTAGCTAAAATATACACATATTTATTTCATCAAGGAAAACAATTCTATACTTGTGAAATTAAGAGATCATCAGCTGTGCTGTAAAGGAAGAGGAAGAGATTAAATGTAACACATGACAGTGGGCCGAGCCTCTAAAGTAGGACACATCCAGGGATTATTATGGCCAGTGTTTATCTCACTATGAATCCTATACCCTAACCACCACGGCTTTCAGTAAAGATATTTAAACAtctttaaaacaatatttactGTAGAATATTATTCCGAGAATACACATTACATTaaattagtatatatatatatatatatatatatatatatatatatatatatatatatatatatatatatatatatatatatatatatatatatatatatatatatatgtacgttttatatatatatatatatatatatgtacgttttatatatatatatatatatatgtacgttttatatatatatatatatatatatatatatatatatatatatatatatatatatatatatatatatatatatatatatatatatatatatatatattacttacttttatatatattacctaaacaaatgtacacaaacacacggtctggttcactatctttgtggggactctccatagacgtaatggtttttataccgtacaaactgtacattctatccccctacacagcccctgcccctaaacctacacatcacaggaaacgttctgcatttttagtttctcaaaaaaactcatacatttgtaagcattttgaaaagtggggaccgc is a genomic window containing:
- the ppp1r3cb gene encoding protein phosphatase 1 regulatory subunit 3C-B: MNCTRVLQILNPRPMPSPIMPVDVAMRICLAHSPPIRSFLSSYKDCKSRNLVNQYKPLRSCISSKTDVDTASLGWKSPETKAKKKVVFADSKGMSLTAVHVFKEFEEDSMLDLQFELSDLEDAIVGLKAEEKGKNLILDFPQPAADYLDFRNSLKKNLVCLENCIIQEISLTGTVKVINVSFEKVVHVRITFDSWKSYADIPCTYMNNVYGCEDVDTFSFSIDLPSSVAPHEQVEFCISYKTHDMTYWDNNDGKNYKLVHTENDPSQASPTQTTTTDFKNQGKRSEMEFDQFGSPRTSSGFFPEWQSWGHIENNTPYW